The following are encoded in a window of Dehalococcoidia bacterium genomic DNA:
- a CDS encoding 4Fe-4S dicluster domain-containing protein, with amino-acid sequence MERRYISCDPELCSGCGLCEMVCSAEKEGVFCPELSRIHLVHIDEKMAVSIACRFCENTPCIEACPREALEWDEVNNVIRVDKMRCTGCGWCIEACDFGAIVLNRSTKSVVLCDLCEGRSQPKCVELCPREALKVSTLEIEAQSARGEAARSLL; translated from the coding sequence ATGGAACGCAGGTATATAAGCTGTGACCCTGAGCTTTGCAGTGGGTGCGGGCTCTGCGAGATGGTTTGCTCGGCAGAAAAGGAGGGGGTTTTCTGCCCCGAGCTGTCCCGTATTCACCTGGTACACATTGATGAAAAGATGGCCGTAAGTATAGCCTGTCGTTTCTGTGAGAACACACCATGCATAGAAGCCTGTCCCCGCGAAGCGCTGGAGTGGGACGAGGTGAACAACGTCATTCGCGTTGACAAGATGCGCTGCACCGGGTGTGGCTGGTGCATAGAGGCCTGTGACTTCGGCGCTATCGTCCTGAATCGCTCCACCAAGTCGGTGGTGCTATGCGATCTATGCGAGGGGCGCTCTCAGCCAAAATGCGTGGAGCTATGCCCCAGGGAAGCACTCAAGGTGTCAACACTGGAGATCGAAGCCCAGAGCGCGCGGGGGGAAGCGGCGAGATCCCTGCTTTAG